A single window of Streptomyces sp. NBC_00464 DNA harbors:
- a CDS encoding Lrp/AsnC family transcriptional regulator translates to MAENLDTTDWAILDELQRDGRIAFTELARRVNLSASATTERVRRLEAAGVVTGYRAEVDLERAGYVALAVVRLKYPGSRHEPLRRMLRERPEILECLRTTGDDCYVLKVAATSMAHLEEVVDGLAEFGSTTTNLVFSRTLPLRGPREPHADLTAR, encoded by the coding sequence ATGGCCGAGAATCTTGATACGACCGACTGGGCGATCCTCGACGAGCTCCAGCGCGACGGCAGGATCGCCTTCACGGAGCTGGCCCGGCGCGTGAACCTGAGCGCGTCGGCGACGACGGAGCGGGTGCGGCGGCTGGAGGCGGCCGGGGTCGTCACGGGGTACCGGGCGGAAGTGGATCTGGAGCGGGCCGGGTATGTGGCCCTGGCGGTTGTCCGGCTGAAGTACCCGGGGAGCCGGCACGAGCCGTTGCGCCGGATGCTCCGGGAGCGGCCGGAGATCCTGGAGTGCCTGCGTACCACCGGGGACGACTGCTACGTGCTGAAGGTGGCGGCCACCTCGATGGCCCACCTGGAGGAAGTCGTCGACGGGCTGGCCGAGTTCGGGAGCACGACCACCAACCTCGTCTTCAGCCGGACGCTGCCGCTGCGCGGCCCGCGGGAGCCCCACGCGGACCTCACCGCACGGTGA
- a CDS encoding LLM class flavin-dependent oxidoreductase: MKIGVNVLNFGPGTDPGVLHSWARTVEGLGFDLLMVSDHIAITPDVAEQYPAPFYEPFTTLSWLAGLTTRIRLGTTVLIAPYRHPLLAARMAANLNALSGGRLVLGVGVGWARQEFAALGIPFEQRGRLTDAALRDMRAAWADTAAYGNGKIPVWVGGNSDAGIRRAVRLGDAWHPLRCTMPWLREAADRLKSTAYEQNLPVPAFAPRIVLRPTATPVDGPQRLAGEGTIDQIMDDLDQLRLLGAETVVLDTYTGDPHETSHPQPARQALATVAAHLHLKEKP, from the coding sequence GTGAAGATCGGAGTGAACGTCCTCAATTTCGGACCCGGCACCGACCCCGGAGTCCTGCACAGCTGGGCCCGGACCGTGGAGGGACTGGGCTTCGACCTGCTGATGGTCTCCGACCACATCGCCATCACGCCCGACGTCGCCGAGCAGTATCCGGCCCCTTTCTACGAGCCCTTCACCACCCTGTCCTGGCTTGCCGGTCTCACCACCCGGATCCGGCTCGGCACGACGGTCCTCATCGCCCCCTACCGGCACCCGCTGCTCGCCGCCCGGATGGCGGCCAACCTGAACGCACTCAGCGGCGGACGGCTGGTCCTCGGCGTGGGGGTGGGCTGGGCCCGGCAGGAGTTCGCTGCCCTCGGCATCCCCTTCGAGCAGCGGGGACGGCTGACCGATGCCGCCCTGCGGGACATGCGGGCGGCCTGGGCCGACACGGCCGCGTACGGGAACGGGAAGATCCCGGTGTGGGTCGGCGGCAACAGCGACGCGGGCATACGCAGGGCCGTGCGACTCGGTGACGCCTGGCACCCGCTGCGCTGCACGATGCCCTGGCTGCGGGAGGCCGCGGACCGGCTGAAGTCGACCGCGTACGAACAGAACCTTCCGGTCCCCGCCTTCGCTCCCCGGATCGTGCTCCGCCCCACCGCGACCCCGGTCGACGGCCCGCAACGCCTCGCCGGCGAGGGAACGATCGACCAGATCATGGACGACCTCGACCAACTGCGCCTGCTGGGCGCCGAAACGGTCGTCCTCGACACGTACACCGGCGACCCCCACGAGACCAGTCACCCGCAGCCGGCCCGACAGGCACTCGCCACGGTGGCCGCGCACCTCCACCTGAAGGAGAAACCATGA
- a CDS encoding nucleoside deaminase, whose protein sequence is MTTPDAHHTLLRRAIALAAEARESGNPPFGSLLAGPDGAILAEDRNTTLTDRDITAHPELKLARWAARELDAATAAATTMYTSCQPCSMCEAVIQQAGLRRVVYALSGEQLLDIRPGSGRPPVPQEGPALLEEVRAVMEPYYG, encoded by the coding sequence ATGACCACGCCCGACGCCCACCACACCCTCCTCAGGCGCGCCATCGCCCTCGCGGCCGAGGCACGCGAAAGCGGCAACCCGCCGTTCGGCTCACTGCTGGCGGGACCGGACGGGGCGATCCTCGCGGAGGACCGCAACACGACGCTCACCGACCGGGACATCACCGCGCACCCGGAACTGAAGCTCGCCCGGTGGGCCGCGAGAGAACTGGACGCGGCCACGGCGGCGGCCACCACGATGTACACCAGCTGCCAGCCGTGCTCGATGTGCGAGGCGGTCATCCAGCAGGCGGGGCTGCGCCGCGTGGTGTACGCCCTGTCCGGCGAACAGCTCCTGGACATCAGGCCGGGCAGCGGCCGCCCGCCCGTGCCGCAGGAGGGGCCGGCGCTGCTGGAGGAGGTGCGGGCGGTGATGGAGCCGTACTACGGCTGA